In Vigna unguiculata cultivar IT97K-499-35 chromosome 3, ASM411807v1, whole genome shotgun sequence, a single genomic region encodes these proteins:
- the LOC114175777 gene encoding 6,7-dimethyl-8-ribityllumazine synthase, chloroplastic gives MASFVSTDCILPIGFVRGQDSSCATTSILHFHNAPKTLSPLSFSVSLRASEIKPRVAVQSKGGPSSTRTDAVRNLTGSVTRTQGLRFAVVVARFNEIITKQLLEGALGTFKNYSVQDEDIDVIWVPGSFEIGVVAARLGKSGKYHAILCIGAVIRGDTTHYDAVANSAASGVLSASLNSGVPCIFGVLTCDNMDQALNRAGGKSGNKGAEAALTAIEMASLFEHHLK, from the exons ATGGCCTCATTTGTTTCTACCGATTGTATCCTCCCCATTGGATTTGTGCGTGGCCAAGATAGTTCCTGTGCTACAACCAGcattttacattttcataatGCTCCTAAAACCCTAAGCCCTCTCTCCTTTTCGGTCTCTCTGCGTG CTTCAGAAATTAAGCCGCGCGTTGCTGTTCAGAGCAAGGGTGGACCATCTTCGACACGGACAGATGCTGTGCGGAATCTGACAGGTTCTGTTACCAGAACCCAAGGACTTCGTTTTGCTGTG gTTGTTGCAcgatttaatgaaataattaccAAGCAGCTCTTGGAGGGAGCTTTGGGTACCTTTAAGAATTATTCAGTTCAAGATGAGGACATTGAT GTTATTTGGGTACCTGGTAGTTTTGAAATTGGTGTAGTTGCAGCAAGACTAGGAAAATCAGGCAAATATCACGCAATCTTATGCATAGGAGCTGTG ATACGAGGAGACACCACCCACTATGATGCAGTTGCTAATTCAGCAGCATCTGGAGTGCTTTCAGCCAGTCTAAACTCAG GTGTTCCGTGCATATTTGGTGTCCTAACATGTGATAATATGGATCAG GCTCTAAATCGTGCTGGTGGCAAATCGGGAAATAAGGGTGCTGAGGCTGCATTGACTGCT ATTGAAATGGCATCTCTGTTCGAGCACCATCTGAAGTAG
- the LOC114179294 gene encoding VQ motif-containing protein 22-like has protein sequence MNMHDHCMEFDQQFLVDDAMDDLDPSFIEGFMDATICMSSSKSMMSPSNSSHSNNTKPKGCAFKPVRRRSRASKTTPITLLKANTSNFRALVQQFTGCSTTTAMSLAIHKGPITLNFQQGTKQHIQHHTTKITTPMPPQFATMISSNQVHRVSQPQQHLIMTEPQSEYWFEHVENSDLCVPSSGSCMDDGFGFDDDFSLHEITVNAISNDIQGLFM, from the coding sequence ATGAACATGCATGATCACTGCATGGAGTTTGATCAGCAATTTCTGGTGGATGATGCCATGGATGATCTTGATCCATCATTCATAGAAGGATTCATGGATGCAACCATATGCATGTCATCATCAAAGAGCATGATGAGTCCAAGCAACTCATCACACAGTAACAACACAAAGCCAAAGGGTTGTGCTTTCAAACCAGTTCGAAGGAGATCTAGGGCTTCTAAGACCACTCCCATTACCCTTCTGAAAGCCAACACCTCCAATTTCAGGGCATTGGTACAACAGTTCACTGGGTGTTCCACCACAACAGCCATGTCACTTGCAATCCATAAGGGTCCCATTACCCTAAATTTCCAACAAGGTACCAAACAACACATTCAGCATCACACAACAAAAATAACTACACCAATGCCACCACAGTTTGCCACCATGATCAGTTCTAACCAAGTTCATCGAGTTTCTCAGCCACAACAGCACTTGATCATGACAGAGCCACAAAGTGAATACTGGTTTGAGCATGTGGAAAACAGTGACCTTTGTGTTCCATCTTCGGGTAGCTGCATGGATGATGGATTTGGCTTTGATGATGATTTTAGTTTGCATGAAATAACCGTGAATGCCATCTCCAATGACATCCAAGGTTTATTTATGTGA